A single region of the Chitinophaga niabensis genome encodes:
- a CDS encoding AAA family ATPase, which produces MKKIVVIGPESTGKSTLSAQLAAHYQTLWVPEFAREYLTQLNRPYEQEDLLRMAEGQLITEDEAAEKANKLLICDTDLHVIKVWSEAKYGDCDPRILELIATRKYDLYLLTYIDIAWEDDPLREHPKPEEREYFYQIYRDIVMNSGQPWADIRGGYEQRLQTAVGAVGSLFL; this is translated from the coding sequence TTGAAGAAAATAGTGGTCATAGGCCCGGAATCCACCGGCAAAAGTACATTGAGCGCACAACTGGCGGCACATTACCAAACACTGTGGGTGCCAGAGTTTGCGCGGGAATACCTGACGCAGCTGAACCGGCCTTATGAACAGGAAGACCTTTTGCGCATGGCAGAAGGACAATTAATAACAGAAGATGAAGCTGCCGAAAAAGCGAATAAATTGCTGATCTGTGATACAGACCTGCACGTGATCAAAGTATGGAGTGAAGCAAAATATGGAGACTGTGATCCCCGCATCCTGGAACTGATCGCCACGCGGAAGTATGATCTTTACTTACTCACTTATATTGACATTGCCTGGGAAGATGATCCTTTAAGGGAACATCCGAAACCGGAAGAAAGAGAATACTTCTACCAGATCTACCGGGATATTGTGATGAACTCCGGGCAGCCATGGGCGGACATCCGGGGAGGATATGAACAGCGATTGCAAACAGCGGTCGGGGCAGTGGGATCACTTTTTCTTTGA
- the pnuC gene encoding nicotinamide riboside transporter PnuC — protein sequence MQEISQEILTGFQQMTLLEAIAVFFGVLSVLCSRQNSVWVYPTGLISTGIYTYMLAQQHFKLYAEAALNAYYFIMSVYGWYYWMKKDTTQHVTSITRVNKKELITAIAIAVLGWGIIYLLLRNFSNSDVPAIDAFVSATACSGMWLLAKRKIENWIFLNISNFVAVPLLFHKHLALTATLTIFLFIVAVTGYFHWLKLYRAQLNETRS from the coding sequence ATGCAGGAAATATCACAGGAGATCCTTACAGGCTTTCAACAAATGACCTTACTGGAAGCCATCGCTGTTTTCTTTGGTGTACTCAGTGTATTATGTTCCCGGCAGAACAGTGTATGGGTATATCCCACAGGGCTGATCAGTACCGGCATCTATACTTATATGCTGGCGCAACAACATTTTAAACTGTATGCGGAAGCAGCGTTGAATGCTTATTATTTCATTATGAGCGTATACGGCTGGTATTACTGGATGAAGAAAGATACCACGCAGCATGTAACATCCATCACCCGTGTGAATAAAAAAGAACTGATCACCGCCATTGCCATTGCTGTACTGGGCTGGGGGATCATCTATCTGCTGCTGCGTAACTTTTCCAATTCAGATGTGCCTGCCATTGACGCATTTGTTTCTGCTACTGCCTGTAGCGGCATGTGGTTGCTGGCCAAACGGAAAATAGAGAACTGGATCTTCCTGAATATTTCAAACTTTGTAGCGGTACCGTTGTTGTTCCATAAACACCTGGCACTGACGGCCACACTCACCATCTTTTTATTCATCGTTGCGGTAACCGGGTATTTTCATTGGTTAAAGCTCTATCGCGCACAGCTAAACGAAACCCGATCTTGA
- a CDS encoding PNGase F N-terminal domain-containing protein, with product MRGIIIGCVLAITSAPLFAQAQTEAVVTYGFRNNGKESRGEQKLFIKGNRVRLVPQGRQTEQQFLQLSEKASYQVLNSNGTFYTLKKPFSEYVKAELLPGIDTILGIPCKKAKLFIRSNTIEVWYTNDLKIKGTPSISIAPGMGLVLKTIRNGNSETIAKNIAYRTITADELAWPSNMGTIVDEPTYQRQVIESRYTTLTIFDREQISFGNPINNPAGEQLDAVYHFSGGTVILKKVKLPVAKPGQRLFAELVQYSNGDAYDRTGSVFMIPANQPLSFLNGLRDGVQALPVYTGRNGKKYQGVVATENYLPPLELMRFFTPFGVRHFNAQAKIKGYNWADSAVYKQDISVLLPSLQGEVWIGVFIGNYDKGGHKASLQFKYYPGYDGEGTAENKTWILPVFNSTNLMEMGGQEYGTMFDKDSLTVTVEVPQGVKNLTLRYLTTGHGGWGGGDEFVPKLNEIFADGKRVYHFIPWREDCATYRLLNPASGNFGNGLSSSDLSRSNWCPGTITLPVEIPLPDLAPGKHTFQVAIPLGKPEGGSFSAWNVSGVLIGDKE from the coding sequence ATGAGAGGGATTATAATTGGATGTGTACTGGCCATTACCAGTGCGCCCTTGTTTGCACAGGCACAAACAGAGGCAGTAGTTACTTATGGGTTTCGCAACAATGGGAAAGAATCCCGCGGAGAACAAAAGCTCTTTATTAAAGGTAACCGGGTACGCCTGGTACCCCAGGGCCGGCAAACTGAACAACAATTCCTCCAGCTTTCAGAAAAAGCGAGTTACCAGGTGCTGAATAGCAACGGAACGTTTTACACCCTGAAGAAACCATTTTCAGAATACGTAAAAGCAGAACTGCTACCCGGCATTGATACCATCCTTGGCATCCCCTGCAAAAAAGCCAAACTCTTTATCCGCTCCAATACCATAGAAGTATGGTACACGAACGATCTGAAAATAAAGGGTACCCCAAGTATTTCCATCGCACCCGGTATGGGGCTGGTGTTAAAGACCATCCGCAATGGTAATTCAGAAACGATCGCAAAGAACATAGCATACAGAACTATTACGGCAGATGAATTAGCCTGGCCTTCCAACATGGGTACCATCGTGGATGAACCCACTTACCAACGGCAGGTAATTGAAAGCAGATATACTACCCTTACCATTTTCGACAGGGAGCAGATCAGTTTTGGCAACCCGATCAACAACCCCGCAGGCGAACAGTTAGATGCAGTGTATCATTTTTCCGGCGGTACCGTGATCCTGAAAAAAGTAAAACTCCCCGTGGCAAAACCAGGCCAGCGGCTGTTTGCAGAACTGGTACAATATTCCAATGGAGATGCGTATGACCGCACCGGTTCTGTTTTCATGATCCCCGCAAATCAGCCTTTATCTTTCCTGAACGGATTACGGGATGGCGTACAGGCATTACCGGTATATACCGGCAGGAACGGGAAAAAATACCAGGGCGTTGTAGCCACAGAAAATTATTTACCGCCGCTGGAGCTCATGCGTTTTTTTACGCCATTTGGTGTAAGGCATTTTAATGCGCAGGCAAAGATCAAAGGATACAACTGGGCAGATTCAGCGGTATATAAACAGGACATTTCCGTATTGCTGCCCAGCCTGCAGGGAGAAGTATGGATAGGGGTATTCATTGGTAATTATGATAAAGGCGGGCATAAAGCCAGTTTGCAATTCAAATATTATCCGGGTTATGATGGAGAAGGAACAGCAGAGAATAAAACCTGGATCCTGCCGGTATTCAATAGTACCAACCTGATGGAAATGGGCGGGCAGGAATACGGCACCATGTTCGATAAAGATTCCCTCACTGTAACAGTAGAAGTACCACAGGGCGTAAAGAACCTTACATTACGTTACCTCACAACAGGCCATGGTGGCTGGGGAGGAGGAGATGAATTTGTTCCCAAGCTGAATGAGATCTTTGCGGATGGCAAAAGGGTTTATCACTTCATTCCCTGGAGAGAGGATTGCGCCACTTACCGGTTATTAAATCCTGCGTCCGGCAACTTTGGGAACGGGTTATCTTCATCAGACCTGAGCCGTTCCAACTGGTGCCCCGGTACCATCACTTTACCCGTTGAAATTCCCTTACCAGACCTGGCGCCGGGCAAACACACTTTCCAGGTGGCCATTCCATTAGGTAAACCGGAAGGCGGAAGTTTCAGTGCCTGGAATGTTTCCGGCGTACTGATAGGCGATAAAGAATAA
- a CDS encoding NifU family protein, giving the protein MIKTGNPIISIYTEMTPNPETMKFVVNKLLYPNKSIDFPDAASTTPSPLAAELFTFPFIRGVFICSNFVTLTKTNDTDWTDVIPTIKQFLKEYLEDNRAVINEDDIVAAPVFSGDESDVVQRIKELLENYVKPAVEMDGGAIQFKDYDDGVVTVMLQGSCSGCPSSMITLKAGIEGMMKRMIPEVKEVVAEAE; this is encoded by the coding sequence ATGATCAAAACAGGAAATCCAATCATCAGTATCTATACGGAAATGACGCCGAACCCGGAAACGATGAAGTTTGTGGTAAACAAACTCCTGTATCCGAATAAATCGATCGATTTCCCTGATGCAGCCAGTACAACACCTTCTCCACTGGCAGCTGAGCTGTTCACTTTCCCCTTCATCCGGGGCGTGTTCATCTGCAGCAACTTCGTAACGCTTACAAAAACCAATGATACAGACTGGACGGATGTAATTCCAACCATCAAACAATTCCTGAAAGAATACCTGGAAGACAACCGTGCTGTTATCAATGAGGACGATATCGTAGCGGCTCCCGTTTTCAGCGGAGACGAAAGCGACGTTGTTCAACGTATTAAAGAATTACTCGAGAATTATGTGAAACCTGCGGTTGAAATGGATGGCGGAGCTATCCAGTTCAAAGATTATGATGACGGTGTTGTAACCGTTATGCTGCAAGGTTCCTGTTCAGGCTGCCCATCTTCCATGATCACGCTCAAGGCCGGTATTGAAGGAATGATGAAACGTATGATCCCTGAGGTGAAAGAAGTAGTGGCAGAAGCAGAATAA
- a CDS encoding methylglyoxal synthase, with product MMSNSKTLHARKRIALIAHDHKKAELLDWAVYNKTVLARHELYATGTTGKLLEEALDVSVRKLLSGPLGGDQQIGAAVAEGRIDVIIFFWDPMEALPHDPDIKALLRLGVVWNIPMASNRASADFLMTSPLMHQEYTVSLPDYSLYLGRKV from the coding sequence ATGATGTCAAACAGCAAAACGCTTCATGCCCGCAAAAGGATCGCACTGATTGCGCATGATCACAAAAAGGCAGAATTATTGGATTGGGCAGTTTACAACAAAACGGTATTGGCCCGTCACGAACTGTATGCCACCGGCACTACCGGCAAATTACTGGAAGAGGCGCTGGACGTATCTGTTCGTAAACTGCTGAGCGGCCCACTGGGTGGGGATCAGCAAATTGGTGCTGCTGTAGCAGAAGGAAGGATTGACGTGATCATTTTCTTCTGGGACCCGATGGAGGCTTTGCCTCATGACCCGGATATCAAAGCTTTGCTGCGTTTGGGTGTGGTTTGGAATATCCCGATGGCCAGTAACAGGGCCTCTGCGGACTTCCTGATGACCTCTCCCCTGATGCACCAGGAATATACCGTTAGTCTGCCAGACTACAGCTTATACCTGGGGCGCAAAGTGTAA
- a CDS encoding DUF3500 domain-containing protein, with product MKKRVFLILSILIPFAAQAQSSVKAAKEFIALLDAPLREQACMRWEDAERFNWHFVPRERKGLPLRAMSKAQRAKAYELLKSCMSAEGYKKAAAIVEMELVLRVLEGRGDSDEYRNPGKYYFTIFGEPGTRNPWGWRMEGHHLSLNFSALDGTLVSGTPSFMGSNPAIVPDGPKKGTQILKEETELGFQLLNSLEEDQLKVALVAEKAPADIITGNKRTAWLLDPPGLAFTQLKPAQQQLLKKLLAVYIDRYTKLMADILLKEIEQAGWDNLHFAWAGSRAMGMGHYYRIQGPTFIVEYDNTQNGANHVHTTFRDLKNDFGEDVLKQHYDKAHVGK from the coding sequence ATGAAAAAGCGGGTATTCCTCATTCTCTCCATCCTTATTCCCTTTGCTGCACAGGCACAATCTTCCGTAAAAGCAGCCAAAGAATTCATCGCTTTGCTGGATGCACCGCTTCGTGAACAGGCCTGCATGCGTTGGGAAGATGCAGAACGCTTTAACTGGCATTTTGTTCCGCGGGAAAGGAAAGGGCTTCCTTTACGGGCCATGAGCAAAGCGCAACGGGCAAAGGCATATGAACTGCTGAAATCATGCATGAGTGCAGAGGGCTATAAAAAAGCAGCCGCGATCGTGGAAATGGAACTGGTACTCCGTGTGCTGGAAGGGCGCGGGGACAGTGATGAATACCGTAACCCGGGGAAATATTACTTTACCATCTTTGGTGAGCCGGGAACAAGAAATCCCTGGGGATGGCGGATGGAAGGGCATCATCTTTCCCTGAACTTCTCCGCTTTGGATGGAACACTGGTTTCGGGAACACCTTCATTTATGGGCTCCAATCCTGCTATTGTTCCGGACGGGCCTAAAAAGGGAACACAGATCCTGAAAGAAGAAACAGAGCTGGGCTTCCAGCTGCTGAACTCATTGGAGGAAGATCAGTTAAAAGTAGCACTGGTGGCAGAAAAAGCTCCGGCAGATATTATCACCGGCAACAAAAGGACAGCCTGGCTGCTGGACCCTCCCGGTTTAGCTTTTACCCAACTGAAACCAGCGCAACAGCAATTGCTCAAAAAATTACTGGCCGTGTATATTGACCGCTATACCAAGCTGATGGCGGACATCCTCCTAAAAGAGATAGAACAGGCCGGCTGGGATAACCTGCATTTTGCCTGGGCTGGCAGCAGGGCCATGGGGATGGGGCATTATTACAGGATCCAGGGCCCCACTTTTATTGTAGAATATGATAACACCCAGAACGGGGCTAACCATGTGCATACTACTTTCCGGGACCTGAAGAATGATTTTGGGGAAGACGTGCTGAAACAGCATTATGATAAAGCACATGTAGGGAAATGA
- a CDS encoding glycoside hydrolase family 10 protein: MVKHFLAGLLLCGSMVLTSKAQLPPKRELRAVWIATIENIDFPSRKGLSSEEQQQEFIRLLDQHQRNGMNAIVFQVRPASDAFYASPYEPWSEYLTGVQGKPPYPYYDPLEFMVTETHKRGMEFHAWFNPYRAVANIRSSSIAANHITRLKPQWFVTYGDKKYFDPGIPEARAYVTEVIRDVVKRYDIDAVHFDDYFYPYRIANRDFPDKNSYRMYGKNLYIDDWRRSNVDTIIQMLNTAIKAEKPWVKFGISPFGVWRSNDKDPDGTPTRGSLTNYDDLYADVIKWQRLGWIDYLAPQLYWESGHRLVPFGVLVNWWSKHGYGRHIYIGHAPYRIGSNASWKDPAEIPRQITATRALNTVQGSIYYSSKCFADNALGMVDSLRNHFYRYPALRPTMPWLDNKAPEAPYFTDAFEKPEGLEVRWADDDTSHQTKQYVLYRFEEKDVVNVNDPTKILSIVLQMPDPVFIDRTYIKGRKYIYIVTALDRMQNESMISDPLRVEIENGKAKFEFEP; this comes from the coding sequence ATGGTGAAGCACTTTTTGGCAGGATTACTACTGTGTGGCAGCATGGTACTCACAAGTAAAGCACAGCTACCGCCTAAACGGGAGCTGCGGGCTGTATGGATAGCCACGATCGAAAATATCGACTTTCCATCCCGGAAAGGGCTGTCTTCCGAAGAACAGCAACAGGAGTTCATCCGCCTGCTGGACCAGCATCAGCGGAACGGCATGAATGCTATTGTTTTCCAGGTGCGGCCGGCGAGTGATGCTTTTTACGCTTCCCCTTACGAGCCCTGGAGCGAATACCTGACCGGTGTGCAGGGAAAACCGCCCTATCCTTACTATGACCCGCTGGAATTCATGGTAACGGAAACGCACAAACGGGGCATGGAATTCCACGCATGGTTCAATCCCTATCGCGCGGTAGCCAATATCCGCAGCAGCAGTATTGCCGCCAATCATATCACCCGCCTCAAACCGCAGTGGTTTGTAACTTATGGCGACAAGAAATATTTCGATCCCGGCATTCCCGAAGCACGCGCTTATGTAACAGAAGTGATCCGGGATGTGGTAAAACGGTACGACATCGACGCGGTGCATTTCGATGATTACTTTTACCCCTACCGCATTGCCAACAGGGACTTTCCGGATAAGAACTCCTACCGCATGTACGGTAAAAACCTCTATATAGATGATTGGCGCCGTTCCAATGTGGACACCATTATACAAATGCTGAACACGGCCATCAAAGCTGAAAAGCCCTGGGTGAAGTTCGGGATCAGCCCTTTTGGTGTTTGGCGCAGCAATGATAAAGACCCTGATGGAACACCTACCCGCGGCAGCCTTACCAACTACGACGACCTTTACGCAGATGTGATCAAATGGCAGCGGCTGGGCTGGATAGACTACCTCGCCCCGCAATTGTATTGGGAATCCGGTCACCGCCTGGTACCATTTGGCGTGTTAGTGAACTGGTGGAGCAAACACGGATATGGCAGACATATATATATAGGACATGCGCCATACCGCATCGGCAGCAATGCCAGCTGGAAAGATCCTGCGGAAATTCCAAGGCAGATCACGGCTACCCGTGCGCTCAATACTGTGCAGGGAAGTATCTACTACAGTTCCAAATGTTTCGCAGACAATGCTTTAGGTATGGTGGACTCCCTCCGGAATCACTTTTACCGTTACCCTGCCCTGCGGCCAACCATGCCCTGGCTGGATAACAAAGCTCCGGAAGCCCCTTACTTCACAGATGCTTTTGAAAAACCGGAAGGCCTTGAGGTCCGTTGGGCAGACGACGATACTTCCCACCAAACCAAACAGTATGTACTGTACCGGTTCGAGGAAAAGGATGTCGTCAACGTGAACGACCCCACGAAGATCCTCAGCATCGTTTTGCAGATGCCGGACCCTGTTTTCATAGACCGTACTTATATTAAAGGGCGAAAGTATATTTATATAGTTACCGCTCTGGATCGTATGCAAAATGAAAGTATGATCAGCGATCCACTCAGGGTAGAAATAGAGAATGGCAAGGCTAAATTTGAATTTGAGCCTTGA